In Metasolibacillus fluoroglycofenilyticus, a single window of DNA contains:
- a CDS encoding DUF2207 domain-containing protein gives MKKEYMIILFAFIIFLSTAHYVDARSFSIDRVHIKAWIEPNGDVLINEVFNYSFSGQYKKIQRSIQTDGHDGVEFFEAHLLQNHNAEPGFIGKDQLQPLNVDLEGNTYNAELPSNDEKITVFFLYKLKNAVRSYDTYSDLTIPFFGMGSNHSEDLHNVTIDFVFPQAMQNYYPFLHGADGEITGQTEEVVRFFIPLSAKRQYTEARLLYPSNIMIAQSKQPAPMSLQQALKEEQQLQQMKLEDAQFLLKMAHFIFIIAILCLSAAFLLRLIPQRIARSTPFDDTILMHDPLQLYMIDRVGQKDNYAFFAGILALVRKGLVTISETTTPVRFAHDEDAPAKTLKFTLKKGDTTLSSSEMTLVDWLFTRKVKGGSRIFSISNIYGATLQEKKEKKEMHGHYIRRSRFMQKEQIWYTDVVKEMKEAGIMSNSISKLISKIILAIVLISIIFASFAETLSGLALTFYIISAVYCLRKGNVTYNRKPMYLFFAISFIISYFFIDSPLRLSYSFFILASALLFTALPPFFLSKEAIKIRRHINAFKKVAPFPISSVITLDEQLALALLLKTEKIAIHKDKIDETPLATFILTNGDPFDYLLTTWKLSNPPFAFMSSDKSSSSSYSDGGGYSGGGGGSGDGGGGAGAD, from the coding sequence TTGAAGAAAGAATATATGATTATACTGTTTGCTTTTATTATTTTTTTGAGCACTGCTCATTATGTAGATGCACGTTCTTTTTCAATTGACCGTGTACATATTAAAGCATGGATTGAACCAAATGGAGATGTGCTCATTAATGAAGTTTTTAATTATTCTTTTTCTGGGCAATACAAAAAAATCCAACGTTCCATTCAAACAGATGGCCATGATGGTGTTGAATTTTTTGAAGCTCATTTATTGCAAAATCATAATGCGGAACCTGGCTTTATTGGGAAGGACCAACTACAGCCCTTAAATGTTGATTTAGAAGGCAATACATACAATGCTGAGCTTCCTAGTAATGATGAAAAGATAACGGTTTTTTTCCTATATAAACTAAAAAACGCCGTTCGCTCCTATGACACATATAGTGATTTGACAATCCCTTTCTTTGGCATGGGAAGCAATCATTCAGAGGATTTGCATAATGTGACAATCGATTTCGTTTTCCCACAGGCAATGCAAAATTATTACCCATTCCTTCATGGAGCAGACGGAGAAATTACAGGACAAACAGAGGAAGTTGTTCGATTTTTTATTCCTCTCTCAGCAAAAAGACAATACACGGAAGCACGTTTGTTGTACCCTTCGAACATTATGATTGCACAGTCAAAACAGCCTGCTCCAATGTCTTTACAGCAGGCGCTCAAAGAAGAACAGCAATTGCAGCAAATGAAACTTGAGGATGCACAATTTTTATTGAAAATGGCTCATTTTATATTCATAATCGCTATTTTATGTTTAAGTGCTGCTTTTCTATTACGATTAATACCACAACGTATAGCACGTAGTACTCCATTTGACGATACCATATTGATGCACGACCCATTGCAACTTTATATGATTGACCGCGTTGGTCAAAAAGATAACTATGCTTTTTTCGCTGGGATATTAGCGCTTGTCAGAAAGGGACTCGTTACGATAAGTGAGACGACTACACCTGTACGCTTTGCACATGATGAGGACGCACCGGCAAAAACGTTGAAATTCACTTTAAAAAAGGGGGATACAACCCTTTCGAGTAGTGAAATGACCTTAGTTGACTGGCTTTTTACACGAAAAGTTAAAGGTGGCTCTCGCATCTTTTCAATAAGCAATATTTATGGTGCGACATTGCAAGAAAAAAAAGAAAAGAAAGAAATGCATGGTCACTATATCCGCCGTTCTCGTTTTATGCAAAAGGAGCAAATTTGGTATACCGATGTTGTCAAAGAAATGAAAGAAGCAGGCATAATGAGCAATAGCATAAGCAAATTAATAAGCAAAATAATTTTAGCCATCGTACTTATTAGCATTATTTTTGCTAGTTTTGCTGAAACCCTTTCAGGCCTGGCACTAACATTTTATATTATTAGTGCAGTCTATTGTTTGAGAAAAGGAAATGTCACATATAACCGAAAGCCAATGTATCTATTTTTTGCAATTTCCTTTATTATTTCTTACTTTTTTATAGATAGCCCATTACGTCTTTCTTATAGCTTTTTTATATTGGCAAGTGCTCTTCTTTTCACTGCACTTCCGCCGTTTTTTTTATCAAAAGAAGCAATAAAAATACGCAGGCATATTAACGCTTTTAAAAAGGTAGCTCCTTTTCCCATTTCATCTGTCATCACACTAGATGAACAGTTAGCACTAGCACTTCTTTTAAAAACGGAGAAAATCGCAATTCATAAAGATAAAATTGACGAGACACCGCTAGCCACATTTATTTTGACAAATGGCGACCCTTTTGACTATCTACTAACAACATGGAAATTAAGTAACCCACCATTCGCTTTTATGTCCTCCGACAAATCAAGTAGCAGCAGTTATTCTGATGGAGGAGGATATAGCGGAGGTGGAGGGGGGAGCGGCGATGGTGGGGGCGGTGCTGGTGCAGACTAA
- a CDS encoding methyl-accepting chemotaxis protein encodes MNLRNSLTFQLGTIIAGILVVMLSISSFATYITAYNKIYEAAGIEAYGCANITTGLIAAADVEQALNGNDAKKQEMSDALNWTTAHKNIFQTQYILTLEGTLLALDQHLVQDGFKIGDAFYVDEKAVSALLQDKHPTYSEIYTYGGMERLSGYAPIFKDHDPTKEIIAISVIDFDANIVKERTWDVVRNGILISIFPMFLASVITGFLIRRKVKPISILINQAKEIANGNLAVDKTMIKNHDEVGDLALTLNQMIDNLQSMILSMRQTSHTLSSNAEKSASTLNSMTDTMKSVADNISEVTGSITGGMHNAEKASDALADLAKELQIMKTKADHTVENSHTTLKIARDGEQRALDINNDIALIQKGSDEVSQTVENLVASATKIQAITTTISEIAAQTNLLALNASIESARAGEHGKGFAVVAEEVRKLAEQSNREVSQVETLVQDIMVNIEHVIASSKDNTKYIEKGTETVKLTTESLHAISQAVTETVEEIIGISSMMTAEAEKSEHVVQMIQHLTIAIGEIETAMNSLTSATLQTTDSIDEVAQSSNETNEMAHTLNEHVKVFTLKE; translated from the coding sequence ATGAATCTGCGAAATTCATTGACTTTCCAACTTGGTACGATCATTGCTGGTATTTTAGTCGTGATGTTAAGCATTAGTTCATTTGCTACATATATCACAGCTTATAATAAAATATATGAGGCTGCAGGAATAGAAGCTTATGGCTGTGCTAATATTACGACAGGTTTAATTGCTGCTGCTGATGTTGAGCAAGCTTTAAATGGTAACGATGCGAAAAAGCAAGAAATGAGCGATGCTTTGAATTGGACAACAGCACATAAAAATATTTTTCAAACACAGTATATTTTAACGCTTGAAGGGACACTGCTAGCACTTGACCAGCATCTTGTGCAGGACGGTTTTAAAATTGGCGATGCATTTTATGTTGATGAGAAAGCTGTAAGCGCTTTATTACAGGACAAGCACCCAACATATTCTGAAATATATACTTATGGTGGGATGGAGCGTTTATCAGGCTATGCGCCTATTTTCAAAGACCATGACCCAACGAAAGAAATTATTGCTATTAGCGTAATCGATTTTGATGCAAATATTGTTAAAGAGCGTACTTGGGATGTTGTACGCAATGGTATTTTAATAAGCATTTTCCCAATGTTTTTAGCGTCGGTAATTACAGGCTTCTTAATTCGTCGTAAAGTAAAGCCAATTAGCATTTTAATTAATCAAGCGAAAGAAATTGCAAATGGTAATTTAGCCGTTGATAAAACAATGATTAAAAACCATGATGAAGTAGGCGATTTAGCTTTAACTTTAAATCAAATGATAGACAATTTGCAAAGCATGATTTTATCAATGCGCCAGACATCACATACGCTATCTAGTAATGCGGAAAAGTCAGCAAGTACGTTGAACAGCATGACAGATACAATGAAGAGCGTAGCTGACAATATTAGTGAGGTTACAGGCTCAATTACTGGTGGGATGCACAATGCAGAAAAAGCGAGCGATGCACTTGCTGATTTAGCAAAAGAATTGCAAATAATGAAAACGAAGGCAGACCATACTGTAGAAAATTCTCACACGACATTGAAAATTGCACGAGATGGGGAGCAGCGTGCATTAGACATTAACAATGATATTGCCCTTATTCAAAAAGGCTCTGATGAAGTAAGCCAGACAGTTGAAAATTTAGTTGCATCTGCAACAAAAATTCAAGCAATTACGACAACGATTTCAGAGATTGCTGCGCAAACGAATTTGTTAGCACTCAATGCATCAATCGAATCGGCTAGAGCAGGTGAGCATGGCAAAGGCTTTGCTGTTGTGGCAGAGGAAGTACGGAAGCTAGCAGAGCAATCAAATCGTGAAGTGTCACAGGTGGAAACATTGGTGCAGGACATTATGGTCAATATTGAGCATGTGATTGCATCATCTAAGGACAATACGAAATATATCGAAAAAGGAACAGAAACTGTAAAGCTTACGACTGAATCTTTACATGCCATTTCGCAGGCAGTAACAGAAACAGTAGAAGAGATTATTGGTATTTCCTCAATGATGACAGCAGAGGCAGAAAAATCGGAGCATGTCGTACAAATGATTCAACATCTAACGATTGCGATTGGGGAAATTGAAACAGCGATGAACAGTCTAACGAGCGCTACTCTACAAACGACAGATAGCATCGACGAAGTAGCACAAAGCTCTAACGAAACAAACGAAATGGCCCATACATTAAACGAGCACGTGAAAGTATTTACATTGAAGGAATAA